From Oxobacter pfennigii, a single genomic window includes:
- a CDS encoding DUF4315 family protein produces MNAKIERVNKDIDKTKEKISEFQAKLRELEKQKTELENTEIVEAVRGMDIPLNDLPAILKALREPSGAPFTSGQVGPKSANTEKEETEA; encoded by the coding sequence TTGAACGCAAAAATTGAGCGTGTCAATAAGGACATTGATAAGACCAAGGAAAAAATCAGTGAATTTCAGGCTAAGCTGCGGGAACTGGAAAAGCAGAAAACCGAGCTTGAAAATACGGAAATCGTGGAGGCGGTGCGCGGTATGGATATTCCGCTGAACGACCTTCCGGCTATCTTAAAGGCGCTTCGTGAGCCAAGCGGAGCACCTTTCACTTCGGGCCAAGTTGGCCCGAAGTCTGCCAATACGGAAAAGGAGGAAACCGAAGCATGA
- a CDS encoding VirB4-like conjugal transfer ATPase, CD1110 family, which translates to MKQAKKKPPVPAKSGKKPRGPQTAQQTIPYKEMFRDGICKVRESFYTKTIAYEDINYSVASTDDQATIFDGYCAFLNYFDSVLPFQLSFINHRSCPENRYNVNIPPQDDDFNSIRGEFTDMLTNQIAKSNNGIMRSKYITFGIHADSIATARPRLERVEADVTGNYKRLGVQSASLNGRERLEVLHSQLHPGGREPFFFSWDMIPKTGMGTKDFIAPTSFDFRQSRAFRVGTTWGAASYMQIMASELSDKLLAELLEVDAEMTITLHVQTVDQTKAVKTVKAKLTDIERMKVDEQKKAARSGYDIDILPPDLLTYGKDAAALLADLQSRNERMFLLTFLVVNTAPTKQQLENDIFTISGITQKYNCFLKRLDFQQEQGYLSSLILGDNAIEIQRGMTTSSTAIFVPFMTQELRMGGQALYYGMNALSHNVIMADRKKLKSANGLYLGSTGSGKSFAAKRELINVFLTTKDRIIIVDPMGEYAPLVKRLGGQVIDISPDSPLGNYINPMDIQMSMADEDSPLSMKADFLLSLCELILGGKDGLQPIEKTVIDRCVRLVYRELALGIGDGKIPLLQDLYETLCKQPEPEAKRIATALELYCTGSLNLFNHHTNVSLDKRVVCIVLKGMGENLRKIAMHITNELVTQAVNTNFAAGLATWCFFDEFHILLQDALSAGYFVRVWKMLRKKGCVPSALTQNVKDLLASREIENILENSDFMILLSQAQGDRAILAKQLGISEHQLSYIAHSNSGEGLLFFGNTTIPFVDRFPRGEIYNLLTTRPEDIAKEASHA; encoded by the coding sequence TTGAAGCAGGCAAAAAAGAAACCGCCCGTCCCCGCCAAAAGCGGTAAGAAACCGCGCGGGCCGCAGACCGCACAGCAGACCATTCCCTACAAAGAAATGTTCCGGGACGGTATCTGCAAGGTGCGGGAGAGCTTTTACACCAAGACCATTGCATACGAGGACATCAATTATTCCGTGGCTTCGACGGATGATCAGGCTACAATTTTTGACGGCTACTGCGCGTTCCTCAATTATTTTGACAGCGTCCTGCCGTTCCAGCTTTCCTTTATCAACCACCGTTCCTGCCCGGAAAACCGCTATAACGTGAACATCCCCCCACAGGATGATGATTTTAACAGTATCCGAGGCGAATTTACCGACATGCTGACCAATCAGATTGCCAAGAGCAACAACGGCATTATGCGCTCCAAATACATCACCTTCGGTATCCACGCGGACAGCATCGCAACGGCAAGACCCCGTTTGGAGCGTGTGGAGGCCGATGTGACGGGAAACTATAAAAGGCTTGGCGTACAGTCGGCTTCCCTCAATGGACGGGAACGCTTGGAGGTGCTGCACAGCCAGCTACACCCCGGAGGCCGGGAGCCGTTTTTCTTCTCATGGGATATGATCCCGAAAACGGGCATGGGGACAAAGGATTTTATCGCTCCTACTTCCTTTGACTTCCGGCAAAGCCGCGCCTTTCGTGTGGGAACCACATGGGGCGCGGCTTCCTACATGCAGATCATGGCCTCCGAGCTTTCCGACAAGCTGTTAGCGGAGCTATTGGAGGTAGACGCGGAAATGACCATCACCCTGCATGTCCAGACCGTTGACCAGACAAAAGCGGTGAAAACGGTCAAGGCAAAGCTGACGGACATTGAGCGCATGAAGGTGGACGAACAGAAAAAGGCGGCGCGTTCCGGTTATGACATTGACATTCTGCCACCTGACCTGCTCACCTACGGCAAGGACGCGGCGGCGCTTTTGGCAGATTTGCAGAGCCGCAACGAGCGGATGTTTCTGCTTACGTTCCTTGTGGTGAATACCGCTCCCACAAAGCAACAGCTTGAAAATGATATTTTTACCATATCGGGTATTACGCAGAAATACAACTGCTTTCTCAAACGGCTGGATTTTCAGCAGGAGCAAGGATATCTGTCGAGCCTGATTCTTGGCGATAACGCCATTGAGATACAGCGCGGCATGACCACAAGCTCCACGGCGATTTTTGTTCCCTTTATGACGCAGGAGCTTCGCATGGGAGGGCAAGCACTGTATTACGGCATGAACGCCCTTTCCCACAATGTTATCATGGCAGACCGCAAAAAACTGAAATCCGCCAACGGCCTGTATCTTGGCTCCACCGGCTCCGGTAAGAGCTTTGCCGCCAAACGGGAGCTGATTAACGTATTTCTTACCACCAAAGACCGGATTATCATTGTAGACCCGATGGGCGAATATGCCCCGCTGGTGAAACGGCTTGGGGGACAGGTGATCGACATTTCCCCTGACAGCCCCCTTGGGAATTACATCAATCCGATGGATATTCAAATGAGCATGGCAGACGAGGACAGCCCACTTTCCATGAAAGCGGATTTTCTATTGTCCCTGTGTGAACTGATTTTAGGCGGCAAGGACGGCCTGCAACCCATTGAAAAAACGGTCATTGACCGCTGTGTGCGGCTGGTGTACCGGGAACTCGCCCTTGGGATCGGGGACGGGAAAATACCGCTTTTGCAAGACCTGTACGAAACCCTTTGCAAACAGCCGGAGCCGGAGGCGAAACGGATTGCAACCGCGCTGGAGCTTTACTGCACCGGCTCCCTAAACCTCTTTAACCATCATACCAATGTAAGCCTTGATAAGCGCGTGGTATGTATCGTGCTAAAGGGCATGGGCGAAAACCTGCGTAAAATCGCTATGCACATCACCAACGAGCTTGTGACACAGGCAGTCAATACCAACTTTGCCGCGGGACTTGCGACCTGGTGCTTTTTCGATGAATTTCATATTCTCCTGCAAGACGCATTGAGCGCGGGCTATTTCGTCCGTGTCTGGAAGATGCTGCGCAAAAAGGGCTGTGTGCCGAGCGCACTTACACAGAATGTGAAAGACCTGTTAGCCAGCCGTGAGATCGAAAATATTCTGGAAAACAGCGACTTTATGATCCTGCTGTCACAGGCGCAGGGCGACCGGGCGATACTCGCCAAACAGCTTGGTATCTCCGAGCATCAGCTATCCTATATCGCCCACAGCAATTCCGGGGAAGGGCTTTTATTTTTCGGGAATACCACCATCCCCTTCGTAGACCGCTTCCCCCGTGGTGAAATTTACAATCTGCTCACCACCCGCCCGGAGGACATAGCCAAGGAGGCTTCCCATGCGTGA
- a CDS encoding plasmid mobilization protein — translation MSAHKRKRGIHLHVMVSEDELNTIHQRMDEAGITNAGAYIRKMAMNGYILNVDLSPVRELVSLQRRCANNLNQVAIHANTYGVYPSEITALQKDYAQLWGRVSDVLKQLTAVVEL, via the coding sequence GTGAGCGCCCACAAACGCAAGCGCGGGATTCATTTGCATGTCATGGTATCGGAGGATGAACTCAATACGATTCATCAGCGTATGGACGAGGCCGGGATTACCAATGCCGGAGCCTATATCCGAAAAATGGCTATGAACGGTTATATTCTAAATGTTGACCTTTCCCCTGTCCGGGAGCTTGTTTCCCTGCAACGCAGGTGCGCGAATAATCTGAATCAGGTTGCCATTCATGCCAATACTTACGGCGTTTACCCATCCGAGATTACAGCCCTGCAAAAAGACTATGCACAGTTGTGGGGCCGGGTGTCTGACGTTCTTAAACAGCTTACGGCGGTGGTGGAGCTATAA
- a CDS encoding ATPase, T2SS/T4P/T4SS family, with the protein MSGKFSVNDLIYRANKRRSDSGESNTAQDYGEILDKLQRLIAKHHSAELAEVLYSKEAEGTLKDLIIRYLNQEQLVAKDLRNISELVDAVYYDMAGMGLLSPYLQDADTEEINIDGSGGVWVLYRDKKIRLKETFSNAEACANIVRKMSRFGNVILDGSKPLGDSFIAKGIRMSGAITPCVDPDAGAIASIRKQKPLLITRENLIEWETATADELDFLTMCVNHGVSIGIAGATGSGKTADMGYVLSCVPNDKRIVTIEDTRELSLARYDENGVMINDVVHLLTKEEPNAVTMLDLLKLSLRLHPEILVPAEMRGKEALTVQEAGRTGHTVVSTLHANSARTAYDRILTMCLEAGTSLSEERLLKNIVEAFPVMVFKRQLPDKSRKYMEVFEATGVQNGEVTGSTLFQYAVDRYERDTEGRITKVVGSHRRMGNISAALAERLLIGGVPEREIRRFTEGGAA; encoded by the coding sequence ATGAGCGGTAAGTTTTCTGTAAACGACCTGATTTACCGCGCCAACAAACGGCGCTCTGACAGCGGGGAAAGCAATACGGCGCAGGATTACGGGGAAATTCTTGATAAGCTCCAACGCCTGATTGCCAAGCACCATTCCGCAGAGCTTGCCGAAGTGCTGTATTCCAAAGAGGCCGAAGGAACGCTCAAAGACCTGATCATACGGTACTTAAATCAGGAACAGTTGGTTGCCAAAGACCTGCGCAACATTTCTGAGCTGGTGGATGCCGTTTATTACGACATGGCCGGAATGGGCCTGTTATCCCCCTATTTGCAGGATGCGGACACGGAGGAAATCAACATTGACGGCTCCGGGGGCGTTTGGGTACTTTACCGAGACAAAAAAATACGCCTGAAGGAAACCTTCAGCAACGCGGAAGCCTGTGCGAATATCGTGCGGAAAATGAGCCGCTTCGGAAATGTCATTCTGGACGGTTCCAAGCCCCTTGGGGACAGCTTCATTGCCAAAGGCATCCGTATGTCGGGAGCCATTACCCCCTGCGTTGACCCGGATGCAGGGGCTATCGCTTCCATCCGAAAGCAAAAGCCCCTGCTGATTACAAGGGAAAACCTGATTGAATGGGAAACCGCGACCGCCGATGAACTGGATTTTCTGACGATGTGTGTCAATCACGGTGTATCCATCGGCATTGCCGGAGCCACGGGAAGCGGAAAAACTGCCGACATGGGCTATGTTCTAAGCTGTGTCCCTAATGACAAGCGGATTGTCACCATTGAGGATACCCGCGAATTGTCGCTGGCGCGGTATGACGAAAACGGCGTGATGATAAACGATGTCGTTCACCTATTAACCAAAGAGGAACCGAACGCCGTTACCATGCTGGATTTATTGAAGCTCTCCCTGCGGCTCCACCCGGAAATTCTTGTACCTGCGGAAATGAGAGGAAAAGAGGCGTTGACAGTTCAGGAAGCCGGACGTACCGGGCATACCGTTGTCAGCACCTTACACGCCAACAGCGCCCGGACGGCCTATGACCGTATTTTGACCATGTGCTTAGAGGCCGGAACTTCACTTTCCGAGGAACGGTTATTAAAAAACATTGTGGAAGCCTTTCCCGTCATGGTGTTCAAACGGCAGTTACCCGATAAGTCCCGCAAATACATGGAAGTGTTTGAGGCCACGGGAGTACAAAATGGCGAAGTCACTGGAAGCACTCTGTTCCAATATGCGGTTGACCGCTACGAAAGAGATACGGAGGGCCGGATTACAAAGGTGGTCGGCAGTCACCGCCGCATGGGAAACATTTCTGCGGCTCTTGCCGAACGGCTGTTAATCGGCGGCGTTCCCGAAAGGGAGATTCGCCGCTTCACGGAAGGAGGCGCGGCATGA
- a CDS encoding AAA family ATPase produces the protein MSSKIYTVWGGKHSGKTTFAVSLACALSKRNKLVGLISSNLTYGELQTFFGQSVPEEKGIFEALREKSPNIGERFSEYTESKNLFFLSVPTAYSGMLSETVTLEETEQLIHAASLVFDILIIDGASQINNPVSDVGLWLSDTIFTLHRPSIAAQMWYSGVSDFMQELHITEKQKHIILAPNGEFDPQTYQGRMPLPFYCELPYIKSASELENAGTPLYFASDRPCRRYGRVTEQIAGKICGGGKA, from the coding sequence ATGAGCAGTAAAATCTATACCGTTTGGGGCGGCAAGCACAGCGGCAAAACCACCTTTGCGGTCAGCCTTGCCTGCGCCCTTTCCAAGAGGAATAAACTGGTGGGCCTCATTTCCTCCAATCTCACCTACGGGGAATTGCAGACCTTTTTCGGCCAGAGCGTTCCCGAAGAAAAAGGCATCTTTGAGGCACTCCGGGAAAAAAGCCCCAACATCGGGGAACGGTTTTCAGAGTACACGGAAAGCAAGAACCTGTTTTTCCTGTCCGTGCCTACCGCCTATTCCGGGATGCTTTCTGAAACCGTGACACTCGAAGAAACGGAACAGCTCATTCATGCCGCTTCCCTTGTGTTTGACATCCTGATTATCGACGGAGCCAGTCAGATTAACAATCCGGTTTCCGACGTGGGGCTGTGGCTCTCTGACACCATTTTCACCCTGCACAGGCCGTCTATCGCAGCACAGATGTGGTACAGTGGCGTTTCGGACTTCATGCAGGAGCTTCATATCACGGAAAAGCAGAAACATATTATACTGGCTCCCAATGGTGAGTTTGACCCCCAAACCTATCAGGGCAGGATGCCGTTGCCGTTTTACTGTGAGCTTCCCTATATCAAAAGCGCGTCCGAGTTGGAAAACGCGGGAACCCCTCTGTATTTTGCCAGTGACCGCCCATGCAGACGCTACGGCAGAGTGACGGAGCAAATCGCCGGGAAAATCTGCGGAGGTGGTAAGGCATGA
- a CDS encoding cysteine-rich VLP domain-containing protein, with protein MAKDPAEARELTRSEREAIRRLVVGMCANYDPEYGCLPLNCPCYMLNKWWTGAYCKYFQNAVLPLDSVLEAKLTGINALLSRRICPVCGAVFIPVTSQAYCSEACQQEGNRRRSRERMRKKRQNKGV; from the coding sequence ATGGCAAAAGACCCCGCGGAAGCCCGCGAACTGACCCGGAGTGAACGTGAAGCAATCCGCAGGCTGGTGGTTGGCATGTGCGCCAATTATGACCCGGAATATGGCTGTCTGCCGCTTAATTGCCCCTGCTACATGCTGAACAAATGGTGGACGGGCGCATACTGCAAGTATTTTCAAAATGCCGTCCTGCCTCTGGATTCCGTACTGGAAGCAAAGCTGACGGGAATAAACGCCTTACTTTCCCGGAGGATTTGCCCGGTCTGCGGCGCGGTTTTTATTCCGGTCACAAGTCAGGCGTATTGTTCGGAGGCTTGCCAGCAGGAGGGCAACCGCCGCAGGAGCCGGGAACGGATGCGAAAAAAACGGCAAAACAAAGGGGTATAA
- a CDS encoding PrgI family protein, producing the protein MAYVNVPNDLSKIKTKVAFNLTKRQLICFGGAAAVGVPAYLFTRSAIGNTGAMLLMIALMLPCFLIAMYERDGLPFEKVVRNIVRTTFLWPRTRPYRTENLYRYFSDSRKEVTRLEAGKKETARPRQKR; encoded by the coding sequence ATGGCTTATGTGAATGTGCCAAACGATTTATCGAAAATAAAAACCAAAGTGGCGTTCAATCTTACCAAGCGTCAGCTTATCTGTTTTGGCGGTGCGGCGGCAGTCGGTGTTCCGGCCTATCTTTTTACCCGTTCCGCTATCGGCAACACCGGGGCAATGCTTTTGATGATTGCCCTCATGCTCCCGTGCTTTCTGATTGCCATGTATGAGCGCGACGGGCTTCCCTTTGAAAAGGTGGTGCGCAACATCGTCCGTACTACTTTTTTATGGCCCCGGACGAGGCCGTACAGGACAGAGAACCTTTACCGCTATTTCAGCGATTCCAGAAAGGAGGTAACGCGGCTTGAAGCAGGCAAAAAAGAAACCGCCCGTCCCCGCCAAAAGCGGTAA
- a CDS encoding DUF4320 family protein gives MNKKHRGMRGRFSPPLPFRKLLTNQSGSSYFDLMVKTLVVITLMLTVISFLSVFTTYLNLNHICRRVVRVVELEGQVSDRANDVFYRLKQQTGLSPDMTVEDVEYCDGQKIQLRDTFTVTMTYSYSFTIFTPSFAPPVEIQIPMKVSISGMSEHYWKLTQ, from the coding sequence ATGAACAAGAAGCACCGGGGCATGAGGGGGAGATTTTCTCCCCCTTTGCCTTTTAGAAAGCTGCTTACCAACCAGAGCGGAAGCAGTTACTTTGACCTGATGGTGAAAACCCTTGTGGTGATTACGCTGATGCTTACCGTCATTTCTTTTCTTAGCGTCTTTACCACCTACTTAAATCTCAACCATATCTGCCGCCGCGTGGTACGGGTGGTAGAGCTGGAAGGGCAGGTTTCCGACCGGGCCAACGATGTTTTCTACCGCCTCAAACAGCAGACGGGGCTTTCCCCGGATATGACCGTTGAGGATGTGGAGTATTGCGACGGACAGAAAATCCAGCTACGGGATACTTTCACCGTTACAATGACCTACAGCTATTCGTTCACTATTTTCACGCCGTCCTTTGCGCCCCCGGTGGAAATTCAGATTCCAATGAAGGTCAGCATCAGCGGCATGTCGGAGCATTACTGGAAGCTCACACAATGA
- a CDS encoding C40 family peptidase, with amino-acid sequence MRSDDTPPHRDGSGLEEKASGSSGKKAARDAEKLNQSKFCAERSEEKLNAAREKLAAQKHPKKPGTVKTAGRAARFQAWRYVHGKIYEVEHENAGTEAAHRTELAGETAVRGTTRFIKHRVRTHPARQVRKWERRDIRAKADFQYRTMVQEHPELKSNPVSRFWQKRRLKKQYVKQAREAAKHGKQAVRFTEKVARTVTAFVKQNPKLLLIGLVLFLLIIILQSCMASLATIGNGLIGAVGGTSYVSSDSDIEAVEASYTGLEKDLRERLSRIESDYPGYDEYRYSVDEIGHDPFELASYLTAKFGEYTPDKVQAELQSLFRQQYSLTVTRTVEVRYRTETRTDTWTDENGNTHHDTYTVEVPYNYYILNVSLKNKSLGTVAAANLDMEQQARYAVYQKTQGNRPKLFEDNIYAHPGEYTDYDVPPEALADPDFAALIEEAEKYLGYPYVWGGSSPSTSFDCSGFVCYVLDKSSVYPMSRTTAQGIFNQCAKISPSEAKPGDIIFFTGTYDSSGAVSHVGIYVGDNMMLHCASGGVQYARMDTKYWTEHFYAFGRLSG; translated from the coding sequence CTGCGAAGCGATGATACACCGCCCCATAGGGACGGCTCCGGTTTAGAGGAAAAAGCCTCTGGTTCGTCTGGAAAAAAGGCGGCGCGGGACGCGGAAAAGCTAAACCAATCCAAGTTCTGCGCGGAAAGAAGCGAGGAAAAGCTGAACGCCGCCCGTGAGAAGTTAGCGGCACAGAAGCATCCGAAGAAGCCCGGCACGGTGAAAACCGCAGGCCGGGCGGCGCGTTTTCAAGCATGGCGGTATGTGCATGGAAAAATCTATGAGGTAGAGCATGAAAATGCGGGGACAGAGGCCGCGCACCGAACCGAGCTTGCCGGGGAAACGGCTGTCCGTGGCACGACCCGCTTTATCAAGCACCGCGTCCGTACCCACCCGGCCCGGCAAGTCCGAAAATGGGAACGTCGGGACATCCGGGCTAAGGCGGATTTTCAATATCGCACGATGGTACAGGAACACCCGGAGCTAAAGAGCAATCCCGTTTCCCGCTTCTGGCAAAAACGGAGGCTGAAAAAGCAATATGTCAAACAGGCACGGGAGGCGGCAAAGCACGGCAAACAGGCGGTAAGGTTCACGGAGAAAGTAGCCCGGACGGTTACAGCTTTTGTGAAACAGAACCCGAAGCTCCTGCTGATCGGGCTGGTGCTGTTTTTGCTGATTATCATCCTGCAATCCTGCATGGCCTCTCTTGCCACCATCGGAAACGGATTGATCGGTGCTGTCGGTGGCACGTCCTATGTATCGTCGGACAGTGACATTGAAGCGGTGGAAGCAAGCTATACCGGGCTGGAAAAGGATTTGCGGGAAAGGCTGTCGCGCATCGAAAGCGATTATCCCGGCTATGACGAATACCGCTATTCCGTAGATGAAATCGGGCATGACCCCTTTGAACTGGCCTCCTACCTGACCGCCAAGTTTGGAGAATACACCCCGGATAAGGTACAGGCCGAATTGCAATCCCTTTTTCGTCAGCAATATTCCCTAACCGTCACAAGAACCGTGGAGGTGCGCTACCGTACCGAAACCCGGACGGACACATGGACGGACGAGAACGGCAATACCCACCACGATACCTATACCGTAGAGGTTCCCTATAACTATTACATTCTGAATGTCAGCCTGAAAAACAAGTCATTAGGCACGGTTGCCGCCGCAAATCTGGATATGGAGCAACAGGCGCGGTACGCCGTCTATCAGAAAACCCAAGGCAACCGCCCCAAGCTCTTTGAGGACAATATTTACGCCCATCCCGGAGAATACACCGATTATGACGTACCGCCGGAAGCCCTTGCAGACCCAGATTTTGCCGCGCTGATCGAGGAGGCCGAGAAGTATTTGGGCTACCCCTACGTTTGGGGCGGCTCCAGCCCCTCCACTTCCTTCGATTGTTCGGGCTTCGTCTGCTATGTACTTGACAAATCCAGCGTATATCCCATGAGCCGGACAACGGCGCAGGGCATTTTCAATCAGTGTGCAAAGATCTCACCCTCCGAAGCAAAACCTGGCGATATTATTTTTTTCACCGGAACCTATGACAGCTCCGGGGCTGTGTCCCACGTCGGCATCTATGTGGGCGATAACATGATGCTCCACTGTGCCAGCGGTGGCGTACAGTATGCCCGGATGGATACCAAGTATTGGACGGAACATTTTTATGCGTTCGGCAGGTTATCAGGTTAA
- a CDS encoding MT-A70 family methyltransferase, with product MARSQKGGFTTIPREQFNIIYADPPWRYANKGGQGVAENHYPTMSCEEICALPVAELAAKDSALFLWATFPQLPEALRVVSAWGFQFKTVAFVWLKQNRRAKTWFYGLGFWTRSNAEICLLATRGHPKRRDKGIHQFIISPIEAHSKMPDEARERIVRLMGDLPRAELFARQETEGWRVWGNEIANSIEL from the coding sequence TTGGCCCGAAGTCAGAAAGGGGGCTTCACCACGATTCCAAGAGAACAATTCAACATCATATACGCCGATCCGCCGTGGCGGTACGCCAACAAGGGCGGTCAGGGCGTAGCCGAAAATCATTATCCCACCATGAGCTGTGAGGAAATATGCGCGCTTCCTGTGGCAGAGCTTGCCGCAAAGGACAGCGCGCTTTTTCTATGGGCGACCTTCCCGCAACTGCCGGAAGCCCTGCGTGTCGTTTCCGCATGGGGCTTTCAGTTCAAAACCGTGGCGTTTGTGTGGCTGAAACAAAACCGCAGAGCCAAAACATGGTTTTACGGTTTGGGGTTTTGGACACGCAGCAATGCGGAAATCTGCCTGCTGGCAACAAGAGGGCATCCTAAGCGGCGGGATAAAGGCATCCATCAGTTCATCATTTCTCCCATAGAAGCCCACAGCAAAATGCCCGACGAGGCACGGGAACGCATTGTGCGGCTCATGGGCGACCTGCCCCGCGCGGAGCTTTTCGCAAGACAGGAAACCGAGGGCTGGAGGGTTTGGGGAAATGAAATTGCAAACAGCATTGAACTTTAA
- a CDS encoding TadE/TadG family type IV pilus assembly protein has protein sequence MGAIKRTLQNRKGDTFVFILILVFFILTLAVILIEYFRMESLYQQVEYVLQRGVNSAVEYAMKDEYRRDGYALMDTEVAKETLYDYLYESMELDSGLNKYAGDEWVYELKIENLHATESPPRLTLDGAIRTHSIFAFLPGEIELPFSISSVNTQITEGGSQ, from the coding sequence GTGGGCGCTATTAAGCGAACCCTGCAAAACCGCAAAGGCGATACCTTTGTGTTTATTTTAATTCTCGTCTTTTTTATCCTGACCCTTGCCGTGATCCTGATTGAATATTTCCGTATGGAGAGCTTATATCAGCAAGTCGAATATGTTCTCCAGCGCGGCGTAAACAGCGCCGTGGAATATGCCATGAAGGACGAATACCGCAGGGACGGCTATGCCCTGATGGATACGGAGGTTGCAAAAGAAACCCTGTATGACTATCTGTATGAGAGCATGGAGCTGGATTCCGGGCTGAACAAATATGCCGGGGACGAGTGGGTATATGAACTCAAAATTGAAAATCTTCACGCAACGGAAAGCCCGCCCCGGCTGACGCTGGACGGGGCAATCAGGACACACAGTATTTTTGCTTTCCTGCCCGGAGAAATAGAGCTGCCCTTTTCCATTTCCAGCGTCAACACACAAATTACGGAAGGAGGTTCCCAATGA
- a CDS encoding DUF4316 domain-containing protein: MKKDNYLNNAELSTEQNCNMIDGIPNNTTLQVPVPEEKPLDKVKEPPRRKRSRELER, from the coding sequence ATGAAAAAAGACAACTATTTGAACAATGCGGAGCTTTCCACCGAACAGAACTGCAATATGATTGATGGCATCCCAAACAATACAACCTTGCAGGTTCCCGTCCCGGAGGAAAAACCGCTGGACAAGGTAAAGGAACCGCCCCGGCGCAAGCGGAGCCGGGAACTGGAACGGTGA
- a CDS encoding DUF4366 domain-containing protein, translating into MRKFRKLAALCAVFALMFCFTTVAYASGGEETPEVTEVPVPEATSEPNPFTPAGTGTVVNTATDEDGKQFYTITTPDENVFYLVIDLQRETDNVYFLNAVTEKDLLALAEKSGDTKENETVASTPEPEDTPDTAATPETDTKPQSQSNTGMLLLVLAVVVIGGGAGYYFKIYRPKHEQSDHEDDFDYSEEADLYDTEDMEQADELSSAEEDQDGDGEA; encoded by the coding sequence ATGAGAAAATTTCGTAAGCTGGCGGCGCTCTGCGCCGTTTTTGCTCTGATGTTCTGCTTTACCACCGTGGCCTATGCCAGCGGCGGGGAGGAAACCCCGGAGGTGACGGAGGTTCCTGTCCCGGAGGCGACGAGTGAACCCAATCCCTTTACCCCTGCCGGAACCGGCACGGTGGTCAATACCGCCACCGACGAGGACGGCAAGCAGTTTTATACCATCACCACCCCCGATGAAAACGTGTTTTACCTTGTGATTGACCTGCAACGGGAAACGGATAATGTGTATTTCCTGAACGCTGTTACAGAAAAAGACCTGCTGGCTCTTGCCGAAAAGTCCGGCGATACCAAAGAAAACGAAACCGTTGCATCCACCCCGGAGCCGGAAGATACGCCTGATACCGCAGCCACCCCGGAAACCGATACAAAGCCGCAATCCCAAAGTAATACGGGGATGCTCCTGCTGGTGCTGGCGGTTGTCGTGATCGGAGGCGGGGCCGGATATTACTTCAAGATCTACCGCCCGAAGCACGAGCAGTCTGACCATGAGGATGATTTTGATTACAGTGAAGAAGCTGATCTGTATGATACGGAGGACATGGAACAGGCCGACGAGCTTTCGTCGGCGGAGGAAGATCAGGACGGGGACGGTGAAGCATGA
- a CDS encoding prepilin peptidase, with translation MIALLCTVPLLWAAIMDYQKRIIPDWTWIALVLIGFVSAFLLPAPALYERIAGLLLPGICLLLLAVRYGGIGGGDIKLTAATGFCFGLNALALILFFALIPACIYAAATRQRSVPLAVFLCTGAFVYMGICFAVLR, from the coding sequence ATGATTGCGTTACTATGCACCGTCCCTCTGCTATGGGCGGCGATTATGGATTACCAAAAGCGGATTATCCCTGACTGGACATGGATTGCCCTTGTTCTGATCGGGTTTGTATCCGCTTTTTTGCTGCCCGCCCCGGCTTTGTATGAGCGAATCGCGGGATTGCTCCTGCCGGGGATCTGCCTGTTACTGCTTGCCGTGCGGTATGGCGGGATTGGCGGCGGCGACATTAAGCTGACGGCGGCAACGGGCTTCTGCTTCGGGCTGAACGCTCTTGCTCTCATTCTCTTTTTTGCCCTGATACCCGCCTGTATCTATGCGGCCGCAACACGGCAACGGAGCGTACCGCTGGCGGTGTTTCTGTGTACCGGCGCTTTTGTCTATATGGGGATTTGCTTCGCCGTACTGCGTTGA